From Salvelinus alpinus chromosome 20, SLU_Salpinus.1, whole genome shotgun sequence:
TCATACGTCGTCATTGtcgtagtaataataataataaaatgaatATAGCAATACATCCCTTCAGGTGAGCAAAGTCAAGGCCAAAGTCTGATTAGTTTACCACTTAAAGGACACTAGAGGTCTTTCAGACTGACTTCTTgtcaaacaggaagtagagagatagatgtggtttcctTCAGTCACAAAGATTTTTCATGGAATAAAAtgaaaccacaggaggttggtggcaccttaattggggaggacaggctcatgataatggctggagtggaatcagtggaatggtatcaaatacattaaacacatggtttccatgtgcttgatgccattccatttgctcaattccagccattattatgagctgtcctcccctcagcggcCTCCACTAGATCAAACTGCCCCAGACACAGATCTTAGGTAGGTTTCAGGTGTTTTGCCCAGAATGGTTTGGGTTGAGACTTGAGTAAGGCAAGCTGATCCAAGATCTGCACCTATGGGTGACTTCTACCCAGGGCATAGTTTGGCAGACCTGTCACTTTAAAGATGGGGAACCACATTTAGTTTCCGCTTCGTTTGTCATCGTCATTGTAATCCCTTTCAAAAGAAGGAAGTAATAAAGGCAGTTATCTTCACGATAAGAAAGACTGACAACTTGTTTGTCTATTTATTACCTGCTGTTTACCTAAAACACACAACTCTGTGGAAAAGAACAAAAAGCAACAGGTCTTTGAGGCTGATGGAGCCATTCTTCAGTCACTTCAATCACCAGCAGGGGGCTCCACTATAGCTCCAGTGAGTGCAATACCTCAGTGGAACAGATCAGAGAGGCTGAGACGAAGAGCACATGGAGCAGAGAGCAGCATGTGCAACACCAGCATCCTGGTGACATCAGCCTCTCAGATCAGCTGAGGTGTGTCTCTCCGAGTCACAAGCCATCGGCGTTACCTCGACAGTCAGAGCTGGAAACGGATTTCTTCCGGACATACCAAATGACTTCTGATATTTTATATCTGGCTCTTTTTTGTACAGTAGTATTCACATTCACGcaaaaagagagcaagagagcgaggaAAGGATAGGCAGCAATAGAGAGAAAGCAATCGAGTGACAGCGCCCTTAGACAGAAACCCTGAGAGGAGCGGCTCTGGTGCGCTCTGATGATGTCACTGCTGGTTGCTAGGTGGCAGAAGGCCCCTGGTCAGTCAGTTTTAGGTGCGTCTGCGAGCACCCCGGGGCCGGGGGCCAGGATTGATGTGGCCCCCCGCTTTATGTCAGCCTGCTCTCCTCTTTATGTGAatctacagagagacacacagaaccGTCACACACAGCTCTCGTTATACAGGATAACATTCCGCTGGGTAGAATATAAACATGATATAAAATATTAAAGGACAGATGATGGCGTGTGATTGGCTGACCTCGCTGAGGATGGCCCAGACAGCTGAGTCTTTGACGACAGAGAGACGCAGCGCCACCACCGGGTTGAAGGAGGTGTCTACAGCCCCCTCAGCCACACCCTTCTCAAattgacctagagagagagagagagagagggagagagagagagcgctgtgATTGAGGACCTTTGGACAGGCAGTTTGTAAATTGTGTATCAGTCTGTGGCAGGAACAATGAGACTGGGTAATCTGATCAGGCTGTGTATGTGTTCTAAGGTAACGGAATACGAGGGTTGGTACAGGTCCACTCACCGATCCTGTAGAAGCGGTCATCAGTTCGCTTGTATTTCTCTTTGGACTTAGGTCCAGTTTCcttcagacacagacacatgttGTGGTTATGTTGGTAATGTTATGCACACACTAGGTAGGTAGAGAGCCTTGTTAACACTAACATTCAGTATGAtgcacaccacaggaggttggtggttccttaattggggaggacgggctcatggtaatgactggagtgcaattagtggaatggtatcaaatacatcaaacatagaaactatgtgtttgataccattctatttactccgttccagcaattattatgagccgtcctcccctcagcagcctcccctgATGCACAGTGCTTATCTCCCGCCTCTGGTAGTAAAATTGAATGGAGCAGGCTGTGCTCATGATCCTGTCAATAACCAATCAATAACTGACATAGACATTTTGAGTGATGATGGATCAATAAACCAATCAGAAACAAGTGCCCTGACTATTGACACATTATTGCACACTGTGTCGTCCAAATGctgtctttgtgttgtctgaatGTTGTTTTTGCATTGTCTGAATGTTGTCTTTGCATTGTCTGAATGTTGTCTTTGCATTGTCTGAATGTTGTCTTTGCATTGTCTGAATGTTGTCTTTGCATTGTCTGAATGTTGTCTTTGCATTGTATGAATGTTGTCTTTGCATTGTATGAATGTTGTCGTCTTACCGAGAAGGGCAGTATCTCTACAGTGGTGTTCTCTATCCTGTCTCCAGGGTGTTCCTGGTTCCCACTGCGGAACAGGAACCTGCCAATCGCATAACACTATTAATGCAAATTCACATCACACTCATGAATATGCAAACTCAGATCCTTACTTACACGTAACACTGTCCTGTCACACACTTTGCTGTGCTTTCTGTAACGACACATCTGATATGTTTAAACCAAGCCTGTGGTAGCGgtggcgtgcacacacacacacacacacacacacacacacacacacacacacacacacacacacacacacacacacacacacacacacacacacacacacacacacacacacgataatgAAATGTCATCAGTACAATGGTACCCTGGCTGGCTAATTTGTGCAAATCAAGCCCAGACACAAACACGAGACGTCACTGGCTGCGACAGACCGAAACAAAACACATTAAACAGAAACCCTAAACACAAACCAGAAACataaatgggacgaactaaaagcacgtatatcctaccaacgggacattaaaaactaatatcttatgtttcactgtgtcatggctgaacgacgacatttataacatacagctggcaggttatcggcaggatagaacagcagcctctggtaagacaaggggtggcggtctatgtatatttgtaaacaacagctggtgcgcgatatctaaggaagtctctaggttttgctCACCATAGGTAGAGTatatcatgataagctgtagaccacactatctacctagagagttttcatctgtattttttgtagctgtctaagactgcactcaatgaggtgtataccgccataagcaaacaagaaaacgttcatccagaggcggcactcctagtggccggggactttaatgcagggaaatttaaatcagttttacctcatttctatcagcatgttaaatgtgcaaccagaggggaaaaaacttgaccacctttactccacagagacgcgtacaaagctctctttCATCccccatttggtaaatctgaccataattctatcctcctgatttctgcttacaagcaaaaaccaaagcaggaagcacaagtgactcggtctataaaaaagtggtcagattaagcagatgctaaactacaggactgttttgctatcacagactggaacatgttccgtgattcttccgatgacattgaggattacaccacatcagtcactggcttcaacaataagtgcatcgatgacatcgtccccacagtgactgtacgtacataccccaatcagaagccatggattacaggcaacatccgcactgagctaaaagggtagagctgccgctttcaaggagcgggactctaacccggtagcttgtaagaaatcctgctataacctctgacaaaccatcaaacaggcaaagcgtcaatacaggactaagatcgaatcgtactacaccggctccgacgctcatcggatgtggcagggcttgcaaactattacagactacaaagggaagcacatccgagagctgcccaatgacacgagcctaccagacgagctaaataacttatatgctcgcttcgaggcaagtaacactgaaacatgcatgagagcatcagctgttccggacgactgtgtgatcacgctctccacagccgatgtgagtaagacctttaaacagttcaacattcacaaggccgcagggccagacggattacctcaacatgtcttcactgacattttcaacctctccctgtctgagtctgtaataccaacttgtttcaagcagaccaccatagtccctgcgcccaagaacactaaggtaaccttcctaaatgactattgacccgtagcactcacatctgtagccatgaagtgctttgaaaggctggtcatggctcacatcaacaccattatcccagaaaccctagacccactccaatttgcataccgccccaacaaaaccacagatgatgcaatctctattgcactccagactgtcctttcccacctggacaaaaggaacacctatgtgagaatgctgttcaacacatagtgccctcaaagctcatcactaagctaaggaccctgggactaaacacctccctcagcatgcaggcatgactccaacaccatcattaagtttgcagatggtaggcctgatcaccgacaatgacgagacagcctatagggaggaggtcagaaacctgacTGTTTgttgcaaggacaacaacctctccctcaatgtgatcaagataaAGAAGATtactgtggactacaggaaaaggaggaccgagcacgcccacattctcatcgatggggctgtagtggagcagattgagagcttcaagttccttggcgtccacatccccaacaaactaatatggtccaagcacacaaagacagtcgtgaagagggcacgacaaaacctatttcccctcaggagactgaaaagatttggcatgggtcctcagatcctcaaaaggttctgcagccgcaccatcaagagcatcctgacgggttgcatcactgcctggtatgtgcgtacgacccagtacatcaccggggccaaacttcctgccatcccggacctctataccaggcggtgtcagaggaaggccctaaaaattgtttaagactccagccaccctagtcatagactgctttctctgctaccacacggcaagcggtaccggagcgccacgtctaggtccaagaggcttttaaacagcttctacccccaaaccataagactcctgaacatctaatcaaatggctacccagactatttgcattgcccctccaCCCTCTTCTATGCTGctcctactctctgttattatctatgcatagtcactttaataactctaccaacatatagggctcccgagtggagcagcggtctaaggcattgtatcttagtgcttgaggcgtcactacagataccctggttcaaatccaggctgtatcacaaccggccgtgattgggagtcccattgggcagcgcacaattggtccgggtttggccgtcattgtaaataagaatgagtatttaactgacttgcctagttaaataaaggtttacaatttttttttttttttttttttttacatattacctcgactaaccggtgcccccgcacattgactctgtaccggtaccccgtgtatatagcctcgctattctCTTTTCCCTCTCAGTCAATCACCCTGAAGCTCTCTGACTTCTCTAACACCTCTATAGCCTCTTTCTACTCATCCATTCCATCCACATCACCTcatctctgtctccttcctccaccacctctctttctttctccttccaACCCTTTCCGCTCTTTCTTTCTGTGAATCCCCCAAGGTGTCCTGGGAGTTCTTATTTTAGAACACCCTCATTAGCAGACACTGAGCCCCAGAGAGAGGCATGCTTAAGCTTGTGGAAGAGGAAGATTGTGTGTATGGCATCACGACATCTCTTTTCCCtcagaaatgcacacacacagctccataTCCCTCCGCACCTCTCTATGCTGATGGGCTTGTCAAACTTGAAGAGGACGTAGTCTCCAGCAGTAGGATTGATGGCCCAGAAGAAGTCTTCTCCCAGGTAGGTCTTCTCCAAAGTGTGGCCCTGGTACACCTGCACAGCACAGCGCAGcaaagcacagcacagcacagcgcaGCGCAGCACAGCGCAGCACAGCAGTCAGCTGAATGCATTCAAAACATCTCAATATACTTTACAAATAAGTACACATATCAAACTTTTTTAATGAATTCAAAACATCTCAGTATACTTCACAAATAACTATATCAAACAATAATATCGTACTACCTTACATTTTGAAATAAAAAGCCAATGGTGAAACAGGCTTTAAAACATTATATATCTTTCAACTCATAAGAAGGTCAAGCCAGAAAGGTGTCTGTGAGGGTGATTTAAAGGTGCTGTACCTTGAGAGATGTGGACACCTCAGCAGGCGGGTTCACATGGATCTTATGGAGCAGGGGCTTCAGGAAGTCCTTATCCTAAACAGGAAGTGGAAGTGAGACAGCAGCATAGATGACCGGTAGTGGTCATACCAGGGGGATGTGAGCATGGCCTAGTATGGTGGGTTGAGGAGATATTTGGGTAGATGGAGGTGGTGTTTGGACATATGGTAAAAGGCTGATGCAGAGAGAGTGAtctagggtgagagggagggtgctagagagaggatgagaggtttGGGACCCACAGTGAGTTTCTGGATCTTTCCGGCCAGAGAGGAGTGCAGCCCCACATGTTGAAAAAGAGAGGGCCTGAACCGCACACGCAGACTCGACTTCTGCCTCTCACAGTGCTTCTGCAGGGAGAAAGGGTAGATAGTGAAAAAAAGTTGAAGAtaacccctccccacacacagtTTTTACGTACCGCGTCTTTCTCTGGGTTACACACTTTGACCCAGAGGATGTGGTCCAGTAGCCAATCAATGGGCTTCTCCTTATAGAACATGAGGATAAACTCTACTATGAGGTTGAGATCTGGAGCCTGGAACATCTtacctgagagagggagggagacagaggagaggtcgatggggagagagagggagaggagaaagaggagggagtgaaacagGGAGATGGGGAGGTTGGGGGATCGATAGCGAGATGGAGAGTGGAAGACAGCGCATAGAAGGAGTATTTTAAGTGGGATGGCCACTCAAACCTTTGTTTTTTTACACTCTAAAAGCCTCCTGATGTTTGCTGACGTTCCATAATTTTAGCTGACAGTCAGTGTTCGTTAATAACCCCCTGGAGTCTAAGGGCCTgggtttctactaagctaacatatggaattgttttaatatGGTCATACCAAGCTATTTgattatttgatgaaacattgaatttggccttactgctattagcccgtagaaacacattgaataacatattcatcTATGGAGAAAAAAACGAgtcaaaaaatgttttggggaggAAGTATGTTTTGAAGTGTCAGCCCATATCGGAGATATATACCAAAATtatttgtatgattttttgtggtgccatttcctggttgcaaaacaAGCAGTCgtgtagataatcattgtacCGTCGAAACCGCTGTGAAAAATATTTCCATAACCAAAACTATTGTATttttagctgtttgaagctggtgtacaaagaCAAAtatggatacctagtcagttgtacaactgaatgcattcaactgaaatgtgtcttccgcatttaacccaacccctctgaatcagagaggtgaggggggcTGCCATCCAAGTattcagcgcccggggaacagtgggttaactgccttgctcagggcccagggaacagtgggttaactgccttgctcagggcccggggaacagtgggttaactgccttgctcagggcccggggaacagtgggctaactgccatgctcagggcccggggaacagtgggttaactgccttgctcagggtcagaacaacagatttttaccttgtcagcccagggatttgatccagcaacctttcggttacttgcccaacgctctaacccctaggctacctgccgagcttcttagacttgctttcaatgagaatacaGATCTATATAACTCACacttctatgtgaattttgtCAGGACGCCCAAAAAGAtagatattgcagctttaacccCTTTTTTACGTTGGTACTGACATACTGCCATTAATATTTTTAACTGGTACCGGGTTAGTTTCAGACGAGCTTTGTGAGGCTTGTGGGTGTCGTAGGGCAAAACAATGTGTTCGTGATTGTCTCTGCTTTCGATGGTGATGTCATTCGTTTATAGCCCGAACCGTTCGGACAGTACAGACATTTCGTTAGAAGGCCAATTTTCAGGATggctcctggtctgacaaacgctgtagctctgccaccttccaccacatatgcggaaggccgacatcgGTGCATGCAGTGGAtggagacgcagcccatgcaaaggGTTGCTAAATGTTCAgactgtgcacgtgtgtgtgtgtatatgtgtgtgtgttcatgtgcgtTACCGATGAAGCCGAGTTGGGAGAACTCAAGGATCATCCAGTCCTCAGAGGAGAGCTGTAGGGCAAAGTTCTTCATGGTGGCAAAGTAGTTTGGTTTGGCCACAATGTCATCCTCCAACTGAGGTGAAGGTGGTGTGGTGGGGGAGAAAGAGTGACTGGTGAGGTGAGAGGCTTGCAGGGGTTCAGCCATCACACATACAGCTGACAAACATAACACCATACAAGTCCCTCTCACTGAGCTAAGCTTGTGCATAGCGGCTACAGAAACACTGCATtcggtacagtgcattcggaaagtattcagacttttttcAAATTTTCTTACGTTAAAGGCAAAAAAATTAAATACCCCCCCCCTCATaaaatcgacacacaataccccataatgacaaagcaaaaacagtttttttgaaattaTTGTAAATAATATCACAGTTACGTAAgtcttcagaccctttactcagtactttgttgaagcacctttggcagcgattacagccgagtcttcttgggtatgatgctacaagcatggcacacctgtatttggggagtttctcccgttcttctctgcagatcctctcaagctgtcaggttggatggggagcgtcgctgcacagctattttcaggtctctccagagatgttcgatcaggttcaagtccaggctctggctgggccactcaaggacattcagagacttgtcccgaagccactcctgcattgtcttggctgtgtgcttagggtcgttgtccttcgACCCAGTCGGAGgtccgctctggagcaggttttcatcaaggatctctatgtacttggctctgttcatctttcccttgatcctgactcccagtccctgccgctgaaaaacatccccacagcatgatgctgccaccaccatgcttcactgtagggatggtgccaggtttcctctagacatgatggttggcattcagaccagagaatcctgtttctcatggtctgggagtcctttaggtgccttttggcaaactccaatcgggctcttgtgccttttactgaggagtggcttccatctggcccctctaccataaaggcctgattggtggagtgctgcagagatggttgtccttttagaaggttcttccatctccacagaggaactttggagctctgtcagagtgaccatcgggttcttggtcaccccctgaccaaggcccttctcccccaattgctcagtttggccagctctaggaagagtcttggtggttccaaacttcttaaatttaagaatgatagaggccactgtgttcttggggaccttcaatgctgcaaacattttttggtacccttccccagatctgtgcctcgacacaatcctgtctctgagctctacggacaattccttcgacctcatggcttggtttttgctctgacatgcactgtcaactgtgggaccttatatagacaggtcccacagttgacagatcatgtccaatcaattgaatttaccccaggtggacttcaatcaagttgtagaaagaactcaaggatgatcaatggaaacaggatgcacctgagctcaatttcgagtctcatagaaaaggggtATATCTGTTTTTCATTTCTTtgctaaaaaaaaatctaaaaacatattgtgggtagattgatgatgatatcttttttcaatccattttagaataaggctgtaacgtaacaaaatgtggaaaaagtcaaggggtctaaatactttgaATGCACTGTGCATAAGGTCTATGGTTGTGTACATTCTATAGGCACTATGATGTCTATGGCCTACAACAGTAAAGTCAACTACACAGTGTTAATGGCAGCACTCAGTACCTCTGTCATCCCCTGGAGACAACGTCAACACAGAATGGAACATTAAAACATCAACcagaacacaaacaaacaaacaaacaaacaaaggacAGATGGGGTTAACAGAAGACGTGATGAGATTTAATGTGGTAGCTCATTATATCTATGTATGCTTGTGATCTATGGGAATGAGGGAGGGATCAGCAGGTGGTATGATATAACAGACAGAACAACTTGTACAGTATCACAGTAGCTCTGATCTTCACAAGGAGGAGAAAATACTGCCCAACTCTGACAAAAGAGCATGCaactccatctctctccgtccTGCTCTTCTGACCCACACACAATTGCAAATGACCCTGTTTGATGTAAAGAACATGCCCAAATTGGGAACGTATTGTTCCAAACTGCAGACTCATCACTGTTTCCGTGGTAACGAATCCTCTGATGCtgaagtaagtgtgtgtgtgtgtgttggtactaGGTGTACTACAACTCTGCCCCAGACACATACTGCTCCTGCCGGGCACATTATAACATGTTGCCATGGGAACGCAGTTTTAATAGGGCTAGGGgcggaatgtgtgtgtatgtgtgttccaaGGACGTACATACCTGGACATAGTAGACTCCTTTGCTCACAGCatacatcatgaggaaggaataGTCCAGATTCTGCTTGGTCCGCcatctacaacacacacacgattAGGAATCATTTCCTCCTACCCTGTTGCTAAATAACTGATGCATGGTGGCTGGAGGGAGCAGGTGTACACATCACTGCCTGACAGCAGGTGTTGaggttggcacacacacacagcaggtggGCAGTAGGTACAGTCAATTCTTGCTATAAGTGGCTCTAATGAGCTCTGTTTTCCATGCACTCAGaggcgtgcgcacacacacacacacagttgtgttAATCTTTCCACCTTTCCAGCAGCAGGGAGTCCAGGGGGCTTCTCATTCATATTCAATGAGCCCCATGAAAAATGATTGTGCTTACAAAGGGCAACACACAACAGGCACACATCAGACTGAGTTCAAACActgtgaaagaaagagagaaagaaagagaaagaaagaaagaaagaaagaaagaaagaaagaaagaaagaaagagagagagaaagaacgaacATCAACACATTTCTGATGTGAGGGCAGTGGGAAGAATAAAGGCTTGTGAAGAATAGTGGGAAGAATAAAGGTTTGTGAAGAATAGTGGGAAGAATAAAGGTTTGTGAAGAATAGTGGGAAGAATAAAGGTTTGTGAAGAATAGTGGGAAGAATAAAGGCTTGTGAAGAATAGTGGGAACAATAAAGGTTTGTGAAGAATAGTGGGAACAATAAAGGTTTGTGAAGAATAGTGGGAACAATAAAGGCTTCTCTAACCCAGAGCGACTTCCAGTTAGTGCAttcagctaggtgggacaaccacatatctcagtcatagtatgTACATGTTACTCAATAATgcagttatcagcaaagtcacaGCTAGTAAGGGGGAAAAGTGTGAGCGTTAGTTCAGGAAAGGCAAGTGTTTTTGTTGGTGGGGGTGGATGTGGGGGTAAGGAGGGGGTACGTggggggtgctgtgggattatttaagataccctttgaagaggtagggtttcagatgttttcaggaagatgggcagggactctgctgtcctagctttagGGGGCAGCTGGTTCCACCATTAAGGTGCCAGAACatagaagagcttggactgggctgagcaggaCTTGCCCTCCCATAGCGGTGGGAGAGCCAacagaccagaggtggcagaacggagtactCGGGTTgtggtgtagggtttgagcatagccttaAGGTTCCTCTTCCTGCCCCATAGGCaagtcttgtagtggatgcaagcTTTGACTGGAAGTCAGTGGtgtgtgcggaggagcggggtgacttGGGAAAATTTGGGAAAATTGAACACCAGGCAGGCCGCGGCGTTCTGGATAAATTGCAGGGATTTGATGGCACAAGCCGAGAtcccagccaacagagagtaaCAGTAGTCCAGATGGAAGATGACAAGCGCCTGAATTAGGACCTGCACCACTTTCTGTATGATGTAgcgtcgtactctacggatgttgtagagcatgaacctggaGGAGTGAGTGACTGCTGTGATGTttacagagaacgacagggtgttgtgcagggtcacaccaaggttctttgcactctgggagggcgacactgtggagttgtcaactgtgatgAAGAGGTCTTGGAGT
This genomic window contains:
- the LOC139546352 gene encoding alpha-1,3-mannosyl-glycoprotein 4-beta-N-acetylglucosaminyltransferase A-like, producing MRLRNGTVATAIIFFTSFLSLSWYTSWQNGKEKLVAYQREFHALKERLRVAEYRTLQRSSELNNILEQFRRAIAETNGSKSALTNFSDETQKLLKELASRKPLQVPNIYHHLPHLLKNEGSLHPAVHVGLGRTGVSMVMGIPTVKRKVKSYLAETLHSLINKLSPEEKHDCVIIVFVGETDTEYVQSVVTGLEKEFSTEFSSGLLEVISPPASYYPDLKDLKETFGDSRERVRWRTKQNLDYSFLMMYAVSKGVYYVQLEDDIVAKPNYFATMKNFALQLSSEDWMILEFSQLGFIGKMFQAPDLNLIVEFILMFYKEKPIDWLLDHILWVKVCNPEKDAKHCERQKSSLRVRFRPSLFQHVGLHSSLAGKIQKLTDKDFLKPLLHKIHVNPPAEVSTSLKVYQGHTLEKTYLGEDFFWAINPTAGDYVLFKFDKPISIERFLFRSGNQEHPGDRIENTTVEILPFSETGPKSKEKYKRTDDRFYRIGQFEKGVAEGAVDTSFNPVVALRLSVVKDSAVWAILSEIHIKRRAG